The genome window TCGCCCGACATGACGCTCGGCTACATCCAGGCCACGCACCCCGGTGACCTGGCTCCTGAAAACACTGATTGCTCCCGGTGTGAACAACCATGCCACCCCGGTGGCCTTTGGTTCACCGTGGGTCTCACCCACAACCAACTATCCTCGGCGGCCCGCTCTGCGCCCGCTGCGCAGCCAAAGAGTAATCCCATGGCAACCGAAATCACACCCTATACAGACCAAAGCCAGCCCAACCCGCGTCGTCGCAACCGGGTGCATCGCGGCGAGGTCGAAGCGATTTGGAACTACCGGCCTCTAAAGCAAGCGATCTTCTGAATGAACTCGCACGACGGGACGTTGACGGAGTTGCCGTCTTTCCCGGCATGCATGGGTTTGCGGCCGCCGCGCTGGACTTAGCCTGGGCAACCCAAGTTCCATGACCGCTCCGGCTGCAGAGACCGGCATTGCGCTCTACGCAACGGCCCATCTAATCTGCCGCTGCAGCGGACGGGCTTCGCCCGCCGCTGAACGGCCACACGTTAGCGGGACAATCTTCCGATAGCAGGAGGCGCGAATGATAAGAGATCCCGAGCATCCTATCCTCCCGCGGTACATGGGAATACGATGTTGTTGGCCTCAACCTGCAACTGACAACGAAGACGAGCCCTTTCTTGATCTGACGCCGCAACGAGGCCGCGAGCGACGAGTGCTCCGGTTCTGGTCGCCGCAACAGCTTACCCTGGAGGAAGCTGCGCTGACGACGCACGGAATGGTCATCGAGGACGTTCGGCATCGCGGACTCGAGGGGCTCGACGTTCACGTCAACGACTTCAAAGCCACGAACGGCAGGCTTCGGTTCTGGGCGCGCGCCGTCGAAGAACGACGGGGTCAGCGTTGATTATGCGCGGAGCGCCAGCTAACAAGGGCTTACTGAAGCACCAGGTGTTTTACTCGCGCGGCAGAACCTGTCAGGAGAGTAATCCCCCTTTCACCTGGGCCGACCTGACGCAAACTCATGTATGGGTACGGGAAGTGGCAGCAGACGACCAGGATGGCTCGTATTGCTTGATGCAGGCTGAGAAGTGGTCTCCCACTGGGCAAGCGCGAGAGTACATTCTGTCGCTTAGCCTGCTCCATACGTCGATGTATCCGGGCGATGTGCTCCACGGTGAAGACGGTCGCTATTGGGAATGCTTGCCCTGGGATGGATGGCGGGAAGCCATGCCAGCCTAACTGTGCGCGTGATCGGCGGCGCGCCGTAACCTGTCCGAAAATATAGTGACAGACACAGAGGCCTGGACCAACAACCGCGAAAGGACCTGGGTGGAAAAATGTTTACAACGAAAGCAGCAATGGTGGCTCTCTGCCTAGGGGCAGCAGTTGCAGTCCTAGTCGGTTGTGGGGGAGCAGCACAGACGCCGGAACTGACATCGATACCGGAACTGATACCGATATCGACACTGAGATCGATACCGGAACTGACACCGATACCGGAACCGACATCAGGACCGATATCAACACCGACCGCTGCGGGACCGATGTCGACATCGACACTGCCAGCTGGATGTCCACCTAATTGCATGAGGGTCAACCTAATCAATGCCGTCCTTTACGGGGTCAACCTGAGCGATGCCGATCTGCGCGGGGGTAACCTGAGCGGGGCCAACCTGCCCAGCGCCGACATGCGCGGAGCCGACATGCGCGGGGTCAACCTGCGCGGAGCCAATCTGCTCGGGGCCAACCTGAGCGGGGCCAACCTACGCGAGGCTGACATGCTCGGGGTCAACCTGCGCGGGGCCAACCTACGCGGAGCCAAGTTGGATGAAAAGACTCAGATTGATGACAAATGGCGACTGGTCTGGGAGGTTGTCAACCAAGGAGCCGCAGGACGTGACCTACGCGGGGCCGACCTGAGCGATGCCGACCTGAGCCGGGTCAACCTGAGCGATACCGACCTGAGCGATACCGACCTGCGCGGGGCCGACCTGAGCGATACCGACCTGCGCGGGGCCGACCTGAGCGATGCCAACCTGAGCGGGGCCGACCTGAGCTTTGCTGACCTGAGCGGGGCCGACCTGATCGGGGCCAACCTGCGCGGGGCCAACCTGCTCGGGGCCGAGTTGGATGAGAAGACTCAGATTGATGACAAATGGCAACTGGTCTGGGAGATTGTCAACCAAGGCGCCGCAGGACGTGACCTGAGCGGAGCCGACCTGGGCGGGGCCTATCTGAGCAGGGTTAACCTGAGCGGGGCCGACCTGCGCAAGGCCAACCTAACGTGGGCCGACCTAGTCAATGCCAACCTGAACGGGGCCAACCTGGGCGGGGCCGACCTACTCAAAGCCGACCTGCTCGAAGCCGACCTGATTGAGGCCGACCTGCGCGGGGCCAACCTGAGAGAGACCGACCTGATCTT of Candidatus Amarolinea dominans contains these proteins:
- a CDS encoding pentapeptide repeat-containing protein translates to MFTTKAAMVALCLGAAVAVLVGCGGAAQTPELTSIPELIPISTLRSIPELTPIPEPTSGPISTPTAAGPMSTSTLPAGCPPNCMRVNLINAVLYGVNLSDADLRGGNLSGANLPSADMRGADMRGVNLRGANLLGANLSGANLREADMLGVNLRGANLRGAKLDEKTQIDDKWRLVWEVVNQGAAGRDLRGADLSDADLSRVNLSDTDLSDTDLRGADLSDTDLRGADLSDANLSGADLSFADLSGADLIGANLRGANLLGAELDEKTQIDDKWQLVWEIVNQGAAGRDLSGADLGGAYLSRVNLSGADLRKANLTWADLVNANLNGANLGGADLLKADLLEADLIEADLRGANLRETDLILADLSRANLHGANLRGADLSFANLSGTNPSGADLRGAQYNGKTKWPNGYNPQKAGCVFVED